The following proteins are co-located in the Haloplanus sp. HW8-1 genome:
- a CDS encoding NADP-dependent malic enzyme: MGLDDDAREYHRQDPPGKIEISTTKPTNTQRDLSLAYSPGVAAPCSDIDEDSDLAYEYTSKGNLVGVISNGSAVLGLGNIGAQASKPVMEGKGVLFKRFADIDVFDIELDFDDPADIIRSTRAMEPTFGGINLEDIKAPDCFEIEERLREEMSIPVFHDDQHGTAIITGAGLLNAADILDKELEDLHVTISGAGASAIATAAFYVSLGVQRENVTMCDSSGIITTDRADAGEVNDYKARFASDRPAGDLADAMVDADVFVGLSVGGIVSQEMVRSMADNPIIFAMANPEPEIDYYDAKEAREDTVIVGTGRSDFPNQVNNVLGFPFIFRGALDVRATEINEEMKVAAARALADLARKDVPDSVVKAYGDQPLQFGPEYILPKPVDPRVMFEVAPAVAQAAIESDAARKSLDLSTYREELEARLGKSREMMRVVLNKAKTDPKRVVLAEGTDEKMIRAAYQITEQGIAHPVLIGDREEIWTAMDDLGLDFDPEIVDPAADELDAYADRLYELRKRKGITRREANELVRDGNYLGSVMVEVGDADAMLTGLMHHYPSALRPPLQVIGTAEDAEYAAGVYMLTFKNRVIFVADATVNQDPGADELAEIGRHTGELARRFNVEPRAAMLSYSNFGSVDNPGTRKPRRAAELLREDPAVDFPVDGEMQADTAVVDDILEGTYDFAELTNPANVLIFPNLEAGNIGYKLLQRLGGADAIGPMLVGMDKPVHVLQRGDEVKDIVNLAGVAVVDAQERDE, translated from the coding sequence ATGGGACTCGACGACGACGCCAGGGAGTACCATCGACAGGACCCTCCCGGGAAGATCGAGATTTCGACGACGAAACCGACGAACACACAGCGGGATCTGAGCCTCGCGTACTCCCCCGGCGTGGCGGCGCCCTGTTCGGACATCGACGAGGATTCCGACCTCGCCTACGAGTACACGTCCAAGGGGAACCTCGTGGGCGTCATCTCCAACGGGTCGGCCGTCCTCGGCCTGGGTAACATCGGCGCGCAGGCGTCGAAACCCGTCATGGAGGGGAAAGGCGTCCTCTTCAAACGGTTCGCGGACATCGACGTGTTCGACATCGAACTCGACTTCGACGACCCGGCGGATATCATCAGATCGACCCGGGCGATGGAGCCGACGTTCGGGGGTATCAACCTAGAGGACATCAAGGCACCCGACTGCTTCGAGATCGAGGAGCGTCTCCGCGAGGAGATGTCCATCCCAGTCTTCCACGACGACCAGCACGGGACTGCCATCATCACCGGTGCTGGCCTCCTGAACGCCGCGGACATCCTCGACAAGGAACTCGAAGACCTCCACGTGACCATCTCCGGTGCCGGTGCGAGCGCCATCGCGACCGCGGCGTTTTACGTCTCGCTGGGCGTCCAACGCGAGAACGTGACGATGTGTGACTCCTCGGGGATCATCACGACCGACCGCGCCGACGCCGGCGAGGTCAACGACTACAAGGCGCGGTTCGCAAGCGACCGTCCCGCGGGTGATCTCGCCGACGCTATGGTGGACGCCGACGTCTTCGTCGGCCTCTCGGTCGGCGGCATCGTCAGCCAGGAGATGGTGCGTTCGATGGCGGACAACCCCATCATCTTCGCGATGGCCAACCCCGAACCAGAGATCGACTACTACGACGCCAAGGAGGCGCGTGAGGACACCGTCATCGTCGGCACCGGGCGCTCGGATTTCCCCAACCAGGTCAACAACGTCCTCGGATTCCCGTTCATCTTCCGGGGGGCTCTCGACGTGCGTGCGACCGAGATCAACGAGGAGATGAAGGTCGCGGCGGCTCGCGCCCTCGCGGACCTCGCGCGCAAGGACGTCCCCGACTCGGTCGTGAAGGCCTACGGCGACCAGCCACTCCAGTTCGGCCCCGAGTACATCCTGCCCAAACCGGTCGACCCGCGCGTGATGTTCGAGGTGGCGCCGGCGGTCGCTCAGGCGGCCATCGAGAGCGATGCCGCCCGGAAATCCCTCGACCTCAGCACCTACCGCGAGGAACTCGAAGCCCGCCTCGGCAAGTCCCGCGAGATGATGCGGGTCGTCCTCAACAAGGCCAAGACCGATCCCAAACGGGTTGTCCTCGCGGAGGGGACCGACGAGAAGATGATCCGCGCCGCCTACCAGATCACCGAACAGGGGATCGCCCACCCGGTTCTCATCGGCGACCGCGAGGAAATCTGGACCGCGATGGATGATCTCGGCCTCGATTTCGACCCCGAAATCGTCGATCCCGCCGCGGACGAACTCGACGCGTACGCGGATCGACTGTACGAACTCCGCAAGCGTAAGGGGATCACCCGACGCGAGGCGAACGAACTCGTCCGAGACGGCAACTACCTCGGCAGCGTGATGGTCGAAGTCGGCGACGCCGACGCGATGCTGACCGGGCTGATGCATCACTACCCGTCGGCACTACGGCCGCCGTTGCAGGTGATCGGGACCGCCGAGGACGCGGAGTACGCGGCCGGCGTCTACATGCTCACGTTCAAGAATCGCGTGATCTTCGTCGCCGACGCCACGGTGAACCAGGATCCCGGTGCGGACGAACTCGCAGAGATCGGCCGTCACACGGGCGAACTCGCCCGTCGGTTCAACGTCGAACCGCGCGCCGCCATGCTCTCGTACTCGAATTTCGGAAGCGTGGACAACCCGGGAACGCGCAAGCCCCGACGGGCCGCCGAGTTGCTGCGTGAGGACCCCGCGGTGGACTTCCCGGTCGACGGGGAGATGCAGGCCGACACCGCCGTCGTCGACGACATCCTCGAAGGCACGTACGACTTCGCGGAGTTGACGAATCCGGCGAACGTGCTGATCTTCCCGAACCTCGAAGCCGGAAACATCGGCTACAAGCTCCTCCAACGGCTCGGCGGGGCGGACGCCATCGGCCCGATGCTCGTGGGCATGGACAAGCCCGTCCACGTCCTCCAGCGCGGCGACGAGGTGAAGGACATCGTCAACCTCGCGGGCGTCGCCGTCGTCGACGCTCAGGAACGCGACGAGTAA
- a CDS encoding ribonuclease H codes for MAVHGRSTLRDLFDDSPTPHIAHPPRTHHRHFYVATDGSYRADGGGLGAVIETRDGRRVARLSLADTPPDNNVAEYRALHLGLDVLAARAPSGSQIGVLVDHDDLAANVNHATLATDHPDWKPTHPVDVPTHSEYHWRGIRARIADFDELRAARIDSRVNPAHPLANKPRQYAHVNHRKDRCVIPDAGDRDGAGSRCRSGTESEIPPPSRAERRAGD; via the coding sequence ATGGCCGTTCACGGCCGTTCGACGCTCCGGGACTTGTTCGACGACTCGCCCACGCCCCACATTGCGCATCCGCCGCGCACCCACCATCGGCACTTCTACGTCGCCACCGACGGCTCCTATCGGGCCGACGGCGGGGGGCTCGGGGCGGTCATCGAGACGCGCGACGGACGGCGGGTGGCACGGCTCTCGCTTGCCGACACGCCACCCGACAACAACGTCGCCGAGTATCGGGCGCTCCACCTGGGTCTCGACGTCCTCGCGGCCCGGGCGCCGTCGGGATCACAGATCGGTGTTCTCGTCGATCACGACGACCTCGCCGCGAACGTCAACCACGCGACTCTCGCGACCGACCATCCCGACTGGAAGCCGACCCACCCGGTCGACGTGCCGACACACAGCGAGTACCACTGGCGAGGAATCCGCGCCCGCATCGCCGACTTCGACGAGCTCCGGGCGGCACGGATCGACAGTCGAGTCAACCCCGCCCACCCCCTCGCCAACAAACCCAGGCAGTACGCCCACGTCAACCACCGCAAGGATCGGTGTGTGATCCCGGATGCCGGCGACCGAGACGGGGCTGGAAGCAGGTGCAGGAGCGGGACGGAAAGCGAGATTCCGCCACCCTCGCGAGCCGAGCGTCGAGCCGGCGACTGA